A DNA window from Carassius gibelio isolate Cgi1373 ecotype wild population from Czech Republic chromosome A8, carGib1.2-hapl.c, whole genome shotgun sequence contains the following coding sequences:
- the LOC128018048 gene encoding 5-hydroxytryptamine receptor 1A-alpha-like produces the protein MEGYNNTTVSQEWGGNETTVSEVALSYQIVCSLFLAALILFAILGNACVVAAIALERSLQNVANYLIGSLAVTDLMVSVLVLPMAALYQVLNKWTLGQEMCDIFISLDVLCCTSSILHLCAIALDRYWAITDPIDYVNKRTPRRAAILISLTWLIGFSISIPPMLGWRKPKDRADPDACTISQDHGYTIYSTFGAFYIPLILMLVLYGRIFRAARFRIRKTVKKTEKGKIADKCLSVSPALFSRKANGEVSRTWRRSVEPQPGSCVNGALKHSDDGESFEITEIQIVSRNHLSLPNNPQPCFENRNEKNTEARRKVALARERKAVKTLGIIMGTFIFCWLPFFIVALVSPFCQHCFMPEWLRAVINWLGYSNSLLNPIIYAYFNKDFQNAFKKILKCKCIRQ, from the coding sequence ATGGAGGGATACAACAACACCACAGTTAGCCAAGAATGGGGCGGGAACGAGACGACAGTTAGCGAAGTTGCGTTGAGTTACCAAATAGTCTGCTCGCTTTTCCTGGCCGCGTTAATTCTGTTTGCCATATTAGGAAACGCGTGTGTAGTCGCTGCCATCGCCTTGGAGAGATCGCTTCAGAATGTGGCCAACTATCTCATCGGCTCCCTGGCCGTCACAGACCTCATGGTGTCGGTTCTAGTGCTACCCATGGCAGCCCTGTATCAGGTTCTGAACAAATGGACTTTGGGACAGGAGATGTGCGATATATTCATCTCGCTAGACGTGTTGTGCTGCACCTCTTCTATCCTGCATCTGTGCGCAATCGCTTTGGATAGATACTGGGCCATCACTGATCCCATAGACTATGTGAATAAAAGGACACCCAGACGAGCGGCTATCTTGATCAGCCTCACTTGGCTAATAGGATTTTCAATTTCCATTCCTCCCATGCTGGGCTGGAGGAAACCAAAAGACCGGGCAGATCCCGACGCGTGCACAATCAGCCAAGACCACGGGTACACCATCTACTCAACTTTTGGAGCTTTCTACATCCCCCTCATTCTCATGCTGGTCCTCTACGGGCGGATATTCCGAGCGGCGAGGTTTCGCATTAGGAAAACTGTGAAGAAAACCGAGAAGGGCAAAATCGCGGACAAATGCCTGTCGGTGTCTCCGGCGCTGTTCTCGAGGAAGGCGAACGGAGAGGTGAGCAGAACTTGGAGGCGAAGCGTGGAGCCACAGCCGGGCTCGTGCGTAAACGGAGCGCTGAAACACTCAGACGACGGAGAGTCGTTCGAGATCACAGAAATTCAAATCGTCTCCAGAAACCACCTGAGCCTGCCTAACAACCCTCAGCCGTGCTTCGAGAACAGAAACGAGAAAAACACGGAAGCGAGGCGCAAAGTGGCCCTTGCCAGAGAGCGCAAAGCGGTCAAGACTCTGGGAATCATTATGGGCACGTTCATTTTCTGCTGGCTGCCCTTCTTCATCGTGGCTCTTGTTTCGCCTTTCTGTCAACACTGTTTCATGCCTGAGTGGTTGAGGGCAGTCATTAACTGGCTCGGATACTCCAACTCACTTTTGAATCCCATCATATACGCTTACTTTAACAAAGACTTCCAGAACGCATTTAAGAAGATCTTGAAATGCAAATGTATTAGACAGTGA
- the LOC128018502 gene encoding regulator of G-protein signaling 7-binding protein A-like — protein sequence MSSAPNGRKTRPRSAGTIFQIGSKPPSRESERRESSEALRAVADCRMVVQEFNTLVALYRELVISIGEISADCPSLRAEMHKTRTKGCEMARTAHQNLSAISGPEDGEIHPEICRLFIQLQCCLEMYLTEMLKSVCLLGSLQLHRKAKHYSRAAKVDNKKEDSSDIPILEDTSSTLPDCPQTYSLVATDIENIERDMTEMKNLLSKLRETMPLPLKNQDDSSLLNLTPYPLVRQRKRRFFGLCCLVSS from the exons ATGAGTTCTGCACCGAATGGGCGCAAAACCCGCCCCAGATCTGCCGGGACCATTTTCCAGATCGGCAGTAAACCCCCGTCCAGAGAGTCGGAGCGCCGGGAGAGCAGCGAGGCTCTGCGCGCTGTGGCGGACTGCAGAATG GTTGTCCAGGAGTTCAATACACTTGTGGCCCTCTATAGGGAGTTGGTTATCTCTATTGGAGAGATTTCCGCTGATTGCCCTTCTCTGCGTGCGGAAATGCACAAGACACGCACAAAAGGCTGTGAGATGGCACGGACCGCACATCAAAATCTTTCTGCAATATCAGG GCCAGAAGATGGAGAAATACATCCGGAGATCTGCCGCCTCTTTATCCAGCTGCAGTGCTGTCTGGAAATGTACCTGACGGAGATGCTGAAGTCTGTGTGTCTACTGGGATCCCTGCAGCTCCACAGAAAAG CAAAACATTATTCACGAGCTGCAAAGGTTGACAATAAGAAGGAGGACAGCTCTGACATCCCAATCCTGGAAGACACGTCCTCCACTCTTCCGGACTGTCCGCAGACATACTCCCTGGTGGCCACAGACATTGAGAACATCGAGAG GGACATGACAGAAATGAAAAACCTGCTAAGCAAACTCAGGGAGACCATGCCTTTACCGCTGAAAAACCAAG ATGACAGCAGTTTGTTGAATCTGACGCCATACCCCTTGGTCCGGCAAAGAAAGCGGCGTTTCTTTGGCCTCTGTTGTCTGGTGTCTAGCTAA